Proteins from a single region of Hordeum vulgare subsp. vulgare chromosome 6H, MorexV3_pseudomolecules_assembly, whole genome shotgun sequence:
- the LOC123401071 gene encoding phosphopantetheine adenylyltransferase 1-like, which produces MIAAPVSGDIPTGAPPSPAPAAEDYPPYGSVVLGGTFDRLHDGHRRLLKASADLARDRIVVGVCTGPMLAKKEYAELIEPVEKRIKAVEDYIKSIKPELIVQVEPIEDPYGPSIIDDKLDAIIVSKETLNGGLSVNQKREGKELPLLKVEVVDLLSGDTEGEKLSSSALRKLEAVQAQQQKATINNQKGV; this is translated from the exons aTGATCGCTGCCCCCGTCTCTGGCGACATCCCAACCGGAGCGCCGCCGTCGCCAGCTCCGGCGGCGGAGGACTATCCACCGTACGGCTCCGTGGTCCTAGGAGGCACCTTCGACCGCCTCCACGACGGCCACCGTCGCCTCCTCAAG GCCTCGGCAGATTTGGCGAGGGATCGGATCGTGGTGGGCGTCTGCACGGGCCCCATGCTTGCCAAGAAGGAG TACGCTGAGCTTATCGAACCCGTGGAGAAGCGCATCAAGGCCGTGGAGGATTACATCAAG TCTATTAAACCTGAGCTGATAGTACAAGTGGAGCCTATTGAGGATCCATATGGTCCATCCATTATTGATGATAAGTTGGATGCCATTATTGTCAG CAAGGAGACACTAAACGGTGGACTTTCTGTAAATCAGAAAAGAGAAGGGAAGGAACTGCCGTTGTTGAAG GTTGAGGTTGTTGATCTTTTATCTGGAGACACCGAGGGAGAAAAATTGAGTTCATCTGCTTTAAGGAAGCTTGAGGCTGTGCAAGCTCAACAGCAGAAAGCAACAATAAATAATCAGAAAGGTGTTTAG
- the LOC123401068 gene encoding 2-methyl-6-phytyl-1,4-hydroquinone methyltransferase 1, chloroplastic → MACSSTYRVPSGLGFLGPSKIGRNPLRSKGGVRLGAKYVVPTCAVSSARPASQPRFIQHKKEAFWFYRFLSVVYDHVINPGHWTEDMRDDALEPAELYNNEFKVVDVGGGTGFTTLGIIKHVDNDNVTLLDQSPHQIEKARQKEALKGVSIMEGDAEDLPFPTDTFDRYVSAGSIEYWPDPQRGIKEAYRVVKPGGLACLIGPVHPTFWLSRFFADMWMLFPTEEEYIEWFTKAGFEDVKLKRIGPKWYRGVRRHGLIMGCSVTGVKRASGDSPLQLGPKAEDVEEPVNLLAFLFRFAIGTICASYYVLVPIYMWIKDQVVPKGQPI, encoded by the exons ATGGCTTGTTCGTCCACATATAGAGTTCCCAGTGGGTTAGGATTCTTGGGGCCTTCCAAGATTGGTCGGAATCCTTTGAGGAGCAAAGGTGGTGTCCGGTTAGGAGCAAAGTATGTGGTACCAACGTGTGCAGTCTCCTCTGCTAGGCCAGCGTCACAGCCTAGGTTCATACAGCACAAGAAGGAGGCCTTCTGGTTCTACAGGTTTCTTTCTGTAGTATATGACCATGTTATAAACCCAGGGCATTGGACTGAGGACATGAGGGATGATGCGTTGGAACCCGCTGAACTCTACAACAATGAGTTCAAGGTTGTTGATGTTGGCGGTGGAACTGGGTTCACTACATTGGGGATTATCAAGCATGTGGACAACGACAATGTGACCCTGCTGGACCAGTCACCACACCAGATTGAGAAGGCTCGGCAGAAGGAGGCACTGAAGGGGGTGAGCATCATGGAGGGTGATGCTGAGGACCTCCCTTTTCCAACTGACACGTTTGACCGCTATGTCTCCGCTGGAAG CATTGAGTATTGGCCTGACCCGCAGCGAGGAATCAAGGAAGCTTACAGGGTCGTGAAGCCTGGCGGGCTTGCCTGTTTGATCGGTCCAGTTCACCCAACATTTTGGCTATCTCGCTTCTTCGCCGACATGTGGATGCTCTTCCCCACGGAAGAAGAGTACATAGAGTGGTTCACCAAGGCAGGGTTCGAGGATGTCAAGCTCAAAAGGATCGGGCCCAAGTGGTACCGCGGTGTTCGTCGGCATGGCCTAATCATGGGATGCTCCGTGACAGGCGTAAAGAGAGCTTCTGGCGATTCCCCTTTGCAG CTCGGTCCCAAAGCTGAGGATGTTGAGGAACCGGTGAATCTTCTTGCCTTCCTCTTCCGCTTCGCCATCGGGACGATATGCGCGTCGTACTACGTGCTAGTGCCTATCTACATGTGGATCAAGGATCAGGTTGTTCCCAAAGGCCAGCCTATTTAG
- the LOC123401072 gene encoding remorin-like isoform X2 encodes MAGEEAKKAVPAAAPEAVAEKDVPVVIPPPPGAKPPADDSKALVVVDSIAEKPQAEKKNTHRGSHERDVALAKVETEKMSSLIKAWVENEKAKADNKAAKKLSSILSWENTKKATIDAQLKRKEEELEKKKAEYAEKMKNKKAIAHREAEEKRAMVVARRGEQVLKAEEMAAKYRATGLAPKKLLGCFGA; translated from the exons atGGCTGGGGAGGAAGCCAAGAAGGCGGTGCCGGCCGCTGCGCCGGAGGCGGTCGCAGAGAAGGACGTGCCGGTGGTCATCCCGCCTCCCCCGGGGGCCAAGCCACCGGCCGACGACTCCAAGGCCCTCGTCGTCGTCGACAGCA TTGCCGAAAAACCTCAGGCTGAGAAGAAGAACACGCACAGGGGCTCACATGAAAGAG ACGTCGCTCTTGCAAAGGTCGAAACGGAGAAGATGAGCTCTTTGATCAAAGCATGGGTAGAGAACGAGAAGGCAAAAGCTGACAACAA GGCTGCTAAGAAGCTATCGTCCATTCTTTCATGGGAGAACACAAAGAAGGCAACCATAGATGCTCAGCTGAAAAGGAAGGAA GAAGAGTTGGAAAAGAAAAAGGCTGAATAcgctgagaagatgaagaacaaaaaGGCAATTGCCCACAGGGAAGCTGAAGAAAAGAGAGCAATGGTGGTGGCCCGGCGTGGTGAACAAGTTCTCAAGGCTGAGGAAATGGCAGCAAAGTACCGTGCAACCGGGCTGGCTCCCAAGAAACTTCTCGGATGTTTCGGGGCATAA
- the LOC123401072 gene encoding remorin-like isoform X1 — MAGEEAKKAVPAAAPEAVAEKDVPVVIPPPPGAKPPADDSKALVVVDSKVAEKPQAEKKNTHRGSHERDVALAKVETEKMSSLIKAWVENEKAKADNKAAKKLSSILSWENTKKATIDAQLKRKEEELEKKKAEYAEKMKNKKAIAHREAEEKRAMVVARRGEQVLKAEEMAAKYRATGLAPKKLLGCFGA, encoded by the exons atGGCTGGGGAGGAAGCCAAGAAGGCGGTGCCGGCCGCTGCGCCGGAGGCGGTCGCAGAGAAGGACGTGCCGGTGGTCATCCCGCCTCCCCCGGGGGCCAAGCCACCGGCCGACGACTCCAAGGCCCTCGTCGTCGTCGACAGCA AAGTTGCCGAAAAACCTCAGGCTGAGAAGAAGAACACGCACAGGGGCTCACATGAAAGAG ACGTCGCTCTTGCAAAGGTCGAAACGGAGAAGATGAGCTCTTTGATCAAAGCATGGGTAGAGAACGAGAAGGCAAAAGCTGACAACAA GGCTGCTAAGAAGCTATCGTCCATTCTTTCATGGGAGAACACAAAGAAGGCAACCATAGATGCTCAGCTGAAAAGGAAGGAA GAAGAGTTGGAAAAGAAAAAGGCTGAATAcgctgagaagatgaagaacaaaaaGGCAATTGCCCACAGGGAAGCTGAAGAAAAGAGAGCAATGGTGGTGGCCCGGCGTGGTGAACAAGTTCTCAAGGCTGAGGAAATGGCAGCAAAGTACCGTGCAACCGGGCTGGCTCCCAAGAAACTTCTCGGATGTTTCGGGGCATAA